The nucleotide window TATCGGTACCTGCTGTAAGttctgctcagagctccaggatgatcagtctggatgAATCTAAACGCTGATAAACCAGCAGATCAATCTGATcaatctgatctctgatcaatgGCTCCATGTTCTCCTCAGGTAGCGGCTCACCTGGATGCAGCTACTGATGGACCTGTGATTGTCTCCAcacctgatcaataatcaaactgtctgatcagccctggtttctctttagggacaataaatagattcattcaGACCAGGAGTTTCATCTTTATGAGACTCAAACTGAGCAACATGATTGTTGACGTTGGACtgaggttttcacatcctttatttctattttctgtattttctgttggctTATTCTCTGAGGATAAACGggttcagtttcattgtttatgtttaaacaataaaagattCATAAGTTTGATGCTTCTTGGACTAAATAACTGAATCAAGTCAggtttcagtgtatttaggtgagttttgatGCCTTctagttttttgttgtctgtgttAAAAGtggctgctgcacatttttacTGCAGGTAAAAAGTTTATCTTTATACAAACTTTCACACCATGTTCATTTCATACATGTTGCCTTTTTGTAAAATATGGCGccacacattttttgtgtgtatgcaCACTTTATCAGGCCCTGAGGGTTTTTTTGCGCcgacttttctgtttttgtgtgtgaaagctGCGCAGTGTTTAAAACAGAGTTCAGCTCTGGTTCTGAAGCTGAAGGACCTAACGacaggttctgctggttctggtttatGTTTGGTCTGCTTTCCCAGGGTGTTCTGCTCTTCATGAAGGTTTTGGTTTCTTTACTGTCGGAATCAGAACCAAGCCCAGCCATCAGACAGATAGagattcaataaaatttaaaccgtcagctctgattggttgaggcagaaaataaacagcaaaggAACGACAGGCTAAAATCGATTAGCAACACAGGTAGCTGACATCATCATGATGTCACACAGGTAGGAACACGGAAAGACAAGCAGGACTCACCAAAGATCCACCAGACAACTCAGAGCGacgagagagtgtgtgtgtctgtgtgtgtgtgtgttgctgagCAGGGGAATTAGACAGGAATTCTGCTGATcgacagaaacacagacacaatATTTGCCCCCCCAACCCCCGCATTACCCCTCCCCCAACTTGCCCTTatgtcaacacacacacacaggtttgtATTTCTATCTATGTCGGGACACACTGAACTGGATCCTCAGCGGGTCCAGACGTTCCAATTCTGACCCTCATGGGTCTTAAGGATTTTATCATCATGATTCCtcacatttttatcatcagAAACTATGAAGTCAGGACTGAACTGTAACACACGCAGCTGcctgcaggtggcagcagcTGGACTTCATGACAGATGAgattaaaaatgggaaaatatcCTACTGCGCTGCCAGCAGCAGCCTGAACCGTTGCTACCAGGCAGGATGGATCCACGCTTTCATGTTGTTGATGCCAAGTTGTGACCAGACCCTCTGAATGTTGCAGCAGAAATCCAGACTCATCAGATCAGGAAAcgtttttgcaattttctgttGTCCAGTTTTGGTGACAATTGTGTGaattgtagcctcagtttcctCTTCTTTGCTGACAGACAGTGTGGtcatctgctgctgtagctcatCTGCCTCAAGGTTCGACGTGTTGTGCGTGCAGAGATGCTCTTCTGCAGACCTCGATTGTAACGAGTGGTTATTTGAGTGATGCTTGGCTTGAACTGCAGCAGATCATGTTGGCCATATTTACATGCCTAAATGCATTGAGatgctgccatgtgattggctggttTTACATTTGCATTAATGAGAAGTTGgacaggtgtacctaataaagtggacAGTGAGTGAGTGTAGATTTAGGTCATGTAATTAGCTCTACACccttcagaaaatgaaaacattatgttgttttattacagaatttattttctatgGTGCCAGTAATGccagaattaataataaataaagactttgtTCTATTCTGACTTAGTGATGaaattatattagttgtgttaccaACCCACCCCACTAGAGGCAGTAATAGACCCAAAAAGATGCAACTAgggagcagatttagaagtacaCAGAAAGATACAGAATTTAAAATCTGTGAGCTGagcagaagtaaataaaagagagaagttcaaaTACATGCTGGGAGTGAAAAATCCTTCCTAAAGATGAAGATATATCAcaggtttaaagaaaaagtaaaaacggAGACCAtggataatataggaaatagcgcccccttcattTCTGGAGTGtaatggtcccatttccaaatatgATATTGGTCTGCCATGTGGTCTGGCCCCgccactttttgtttgctgcaggaAGGTGGACTTGCTTCCCCAGGAATCCAAGCTGTTATCAGCTTTATGGGCCACAATGGGCCCCATCGGGGGAATCTTGGCTTTGACCAGTCTGAACAGGATAAACTGGTCCCATTATGTTCAGAAAGCAGCTGACAAGATCCATGACTTACAGCTCACAGGATAAGAAAGAATCCAGAAAAGacagcagaggtcagaggtcagagaaaaCAATCAATGGCTTTCACCGAgagcaggaagagaagaagaaggtgaagaggagcagcagggagACCTTCATCCTGACAGATGACCTCCTGGGTGGCCTCTGCCTGGTGGTTACCATAGTGACAGCAGGTCCCAGGCGCTGGTGCCCACCTACAGGTTCTGtagaagaagagaaacaggaagagctGATGGCGCTTCTGGCCAGTCTGTATGGAGCCACGGGTTCTGATGGAGTCACAGTCTGGGTCCGCTAACTGAGGCAATTCAGTACCAGGTTCtctttctggttctgctgtgaGGTCTGGAATTAGGGCCTGGCCAGAACATCCAACCGGGCCGTCAGAGAGAAGAAAcccagaaaatgagaaacaatcTGAGAGCCAACAAGGCTGGAACCCCAGTATCACCAGTATCACCAGTcaacaatacacacacacgcacacacacactctgcttcACGGTAACtccattttatttcctcttttagaAAACAGACAGGCATACAGGCGAACACACCTGGAGAGTGgaatgctaacatgctaatgctaatgtacTTGAGTGTTCTCAGCAGGTGTGTTGAAATGACAGccgaaaacaggaagtgatgtcatgtTATTAAAGGGAAAGGTGGAGTGGGTGGAGTTAGTTCAGTCTCAGTCACATGATGATCACATGATGGTGCAGCATTTACACGGTTGCTTCTTCTTTCCTGCTGCCACCGCCTCCCCGTTGCTCGCCATCACCGTTTCTGGAGCGTTGGTCGGTGTGGGCGGGGCAGCAGAGGGCGGGGCAGCAGAAGGCGGGGCAGCACAGGCAGGTGGATCTACCTTTCCATCTCCATCATCGATGAGCACCAGCTCCGCCTTCACCGTGCCCTGCAGCCCCAGAACCTTCCTGGTCTCCCCTCGCCCCTCCACATCCTGGTATCCCATGAACACCATGGTAACCGGGTTCTCAGCGCTGGCCTCTGCCACCCCTAGCTCTTCGCAGGCCGCTGTCTCCAGCCCCGTGATCTCTGCAGTGGCGATGGCCGAAGTGTGACTGGGGGTCCGTGTGGACCCTGGTTCTGGCGGAAGGTCCGACTCCCTCAGGACTTCTCCTGTTGGCAGGGAGGTTGCGGTGGTGATGGAATGTGACATCACTGAGGCCTCATCAGCTTTGTGGATGAGCTCCTCCACCTCAATGGAGCTGAGCAGGTGAGCGTCGTCCCCGTTCATCTCATGGACCACTGGGGACGGGACAAGGACAGGGACGAGATGGGATGAGATGGGATGAGATGAGATGGGATGGGATGGGACGGGACGAGATGGGACGAGATGGGATGAGATGGGACGAGACGGGACGGGACGAGATGAGATGGGATGAGATGGGATGAGATGGGATGAGATGGGATGAGATGAGATGGGATGAGATGGGGTGGGATGGGATGGGATGAGATGGGATGAGATGAGATGGGATGAGATGGGATGAGATAGGATGAGATGAGATGGGATGGGATGAGATGGGACGGGACGAGATGGGACGAGACGGGACGGGACGAGATGAGATGGGATGAGATGGGATGAGATGGGATGAGATGAGATGGGATGAGATGGGATGAGATGAGACGGGACGGGATGAGATGGGATGGGATGGGACGGGACGAGATGGGACGAGATAGGATGGGACGGGATGGGGTGGGATGGGACGAGAACAGGGACGTTAGAGGGAAACTAGATACACCTGCTGCTGAAGGACCAATAGCAACGCAGCACTGGATGACATCACACCACTGCTGTGCTGCCCTCAGCTACAGAACAGAATGTTGATTCTCTTGAATCATCCTGATGCCAGCTGTAACTTTAGGAGAAGGACACAGAGTCATAACAACCAGAAGTTTTCATCTTAAATCTGAAgccatcttcctcctcctcttcctcttcatcaggCTCCTTGTCTCTTCTCCTAAAGCACCCTCAGCTTTCTGTTAAATCTCACCTTTCTGTTCATCTTCATAAACTTTGACCCCTTGATCGGAGAGGTCGACAGGAAGTTTGGTGTTAGTGGAAAGAACTCTGGTTTCCCCAGTCACTCTGTCCCGCTCCACTTTAATCTCCACTGAGTACATGGCTGGAGGACAGGAAGCGGAGGACAGGAAGTAGTCAGAGAGGATGCACATGGTTAACAGTGTGAAGGAGGTACAGCATGAAACAAGAGTTagcacagaaagaaagagacacagATGctatcagcatcagccggtgtttagaaaaaaaaagtcagacccgactttgtgcaacaaacttttccccgctgctcacgaagaatgatctgtttattgctcttttaattctccataatagacttagtaaaagcaggagaaggggagtgtgtgtgtgtgtgt belongs to Gambusia affinis linkage group LG08, SWU_Gaff_1.0, whole genome shotgun sequence and includes:
- the LOC122836036 gene encoding paralemmin-1-like isoform X2, giving the protein MEAHQNRLQQLAEKRKWQTEMENKRRQLEDERRALQHLKSKVLRERWLLEGPAGPDQNQDQDPDQVVLEEDEARTRTLEESIRRLEQEVSSLETGAVSQTITHSVVMSTPDPAVQVKGHNRMELGVAKPSGQVIQEVKVHKSLKVSKSREAQGEMKKAMYSVEIKVERDRVTGETRVLSTNTKLPVDLSDQGVKVYEDEQKVVHEMNGDDAHLLSSIEVEELIHKADEASVMSHSITTATSLPTGEVLRESDLPPEPGSTRTPSHTSAIATAEITGLETAACEELGVAEASAENPVTMVFMGYQDVEGRGETRKVLGLQGTVKAELVLIDDGDGKVDPPACAAPPSAAPPSAAPPTPTNAPETVMASNGEAVAAGKKKQPCKCCTIM
- the LOC122836036 gene encoding paralemmin-1-like isoform X3 — protein: MRPEPEPWKSPSGGLIWFHSGFTSPSLYYVNLLEQEVSSLETGAVSQTITHSVVMSTPDPAVQVKGHNRMELGVAKPSGQVIQDPAEVKVHKSLKVSKSREAQGEMKKAMYSVEIKVERDRVTGETRVLSTNTKLPVDLSDQGVKVYEDEQKVVHEMNGDDAHLLSSIEVEELIHKADEASVMSHSITTATSLPTGEVLRESDLPPEPGSTRTPSHTSAIATAEITGLETAACEELGVAEASAENPVTMVFMGYQDVEGRGETRKVLGLQGTVKAELVLIDDGDGKVDPPACAAPPSAAPPSAAPPTPTNAPETVMASNGEAVAAGKKKQPCKCCTIM
- the LOC122836036 gene encoding paralemmin-1-like isoform X1, translating into MEAHQNRLQQLAEKRKWQTEMENKRRQLEDERRALQHLKSKVLRERWLLEGPAGPDQNQDQDPDQVVLEEDEARTRTLEESIRRLEQEVSSLETGAVSQTITHSVVMSTPDPAVQVKGHNRMELGVAKPSGQVIQDPAEVKVHKSLKVSKSREAQGEMKKAMYSVEIKVERDRVTGETRVLSTNTKLPVDLSDQGVKVYEDEQKVVHEMNGDDAHLLSSIEVEELIHKADEASVMSHSITTATSLPTGEVLRESDLPPEPGSTRTPSHTSAIATAEITGLETAACEELGVAEASAENPVTMVFMGYQDVEGRGETRKVLGLQGTVKAELVLIDDGDGKVDPPACAAPPSAAPPSAAPPTPTNAPETVMASNGEAVAAGKKKQPCKCCTIM